A stretch of Streptomyces vietnamensis DNA encodes these proteins:
- the fxsT gene encoding FxSxx-COOH system tetratricopeptide repeat protein, protein MAEQRSGGASADHGGRAAPEHVLVVFPGYHRPWAAWINQRLDTHGVRATLQRWDPPREVPLEDSLGDLLLARGQVLLVLDDWFFELGPRPAGEWNDVLRGFVASQADRFAAVNLTNRTLLPSTAVLEPVSLWGVGEEEAEARLLSRLGIEPRRSPVRRIAPGALVRYPETPPDIWGEVPRRNPRFTGRDDLLTELQERLMDAERGNAACTLLGMSGIGKTQIAAEYAHRFSSDYDVIWWVSSDDRNVQRDRLGELAVALELPTGSEPGERIRAVREALRRGAPHGRWLVVFDGWDDIRDVDVMVPQGPGHVLITSRNLGWREHTDVLPVRNFDRAESTGYLMRRAPHISAAEADEVAAEFGDVPLPLVQAAAWLGESGMEASEYLRMVREGRLSTVDEPSTGEGMPNTSLTSWSILINRLRRSQPQAIDILSLCASFAPGRIPLGIVRAYPQASLPEDLRWMATDLPAWTRALDTLVNYSVLTRETRGPVTSEEAAPQQESIHMHRLVHDIVSRLTDGEHRDAHRKAVRTLLAEADPGNPTDSRNWPRYSELLPHLEPSGALRSTDARIQTTVLNCLRYCDRSGEYKAGTRLAERIRGSWSGFMDPLSPHMQELTTVEGDILRRSGGFREAYELDLARRTLLAAADHPDELGDLKSKICIARDLRFLGQYKESERLQREVLAEAQNLLGETQQLTLAARHNVGVVLRMLGRYAEAYEQDADTLSRCENILRPHHPSTLNSNNAVAQDLRLLGRYREALGRQEANVRLHVKILGAQHLQTLYARSQLALCRRREGGFKDDIGAVMAGVLDHLEQAQGRGHYLTLSAVTNYANYLREHGDLDRARELISEAEAGYRALLGPAHPVSTGVLANTALVMQAAGERTEAMTMLESALAGLTAALGPDHPWVLGCALNATAARNFNGRVSDAAELSRDTLRRARHVMGPEHPLTMSCQVALATDLRGLREIEEAGKLEEDALLTLTRTLGAQHPHTLSARQRNRPYWDFEANL, encoded by the coding sequence ATGGCGGAACAGCGGTCGGGCGGCGCTTCGGCGGACCACGGTGGCAGAGCCGCCCCCGAACACGTCCTCGTCGTCTTCCCCGGCTACCACCGGCCGTGGGCGGCCTGGATCAACCAGCGCCTCGACACCCACGGCGTCCGCGCCACCCTGCAGCGCTGGGACCCGCCCCGCGAAGTCCCCCTGGAGGACTCCCTCGGCGACCTGCTCCTCGCCCGCGGCCAGGTCCTCCTCGTCCTCGACGACTGGTTCTTCGAGCTCGGACCCCGCCCCGCGGGCGAGTGGAACGACGTCCTGCGCGGCTTCGTCGCGAGCCAGGCCGACCGCTTCGCCGCCGTCAACCTCACCAACCGCACCCTCCTCCCCTCCACGGCCGTCCTCGAACCGGTCAGCCTCTGGGGCGTCGGCGAGGAGGAGGCCGAAGCCCGGCTCCTCAGCAGGCTGGGCATCGAACCGCGCCGTTCCCCCGTCCGGCGGATCGCGCCGGGCGCCCTCGTCCGCTACCCCGAGACCCCGCCGGACATCTGGGGCGAGGTACCCCGCCGCAACCCGCGCTTCACCGGCCGCGACGACCTCCTCACCGAGCTCCAGGAACGGCTCATGGACGCCGAGCGCGGCAACGCCGCCTGCACCCTGCTCGGCATGTCCGGCATCGGCAAGACCCAGATCGCCGCCGAGTACGCCCACCGCTTCAGCTCCGACTACGACGTCATCTGGTGGGTCAGCTCCGACGACCGGAACGTCCAGCGCGACCGCCTCGGCGAACTCGCCGTCGCCCTCGAACTGCCCACCGGCAGCGAGCCGGGCGAACGCATCCGCGCCGTCCGCGAAGCCCTCCGCCGCGGCGCCCCGCACGGCCGCTGGCTCGTCGTCTTCGACGGCTGGGACGACATCAGGGACGTCGACGTCATGGTCCCGCAGGGACCCGGACACGTCCTCATCACCTCCCGCAACCTCGGCTGGCGCGAGCACACCGACGTACTCCCCGTCCGCAACTTCGACCGCGCCGAATCCACCGGCTACCTCATGCGCCGGGCCCCGCACATCAGCGCCGCCGAGGCCGACGAGGTCGCCGCCGAGTTCGGAGACGTACCCCTGCCCCTCGTCCAGGCGGCCGCCTGGCTCGGCGAGTCCGGCATGGAGGCCTCCGAGTACCTGCGCATGGTCCGCGAGGGACGGCTCTCCACCGTCGACGAGCCGAGCACCGGCGAGGGCATGCCCAACACCTCCCTCACCTCCTGGTCGATACTGATCAACCGGCTCCGACGCTCCCAGCCCCAGGCCATCGACATCCTCAGCCTCTGCGCCTCCTTCGCCCCGGGCCGCATCCCCCTCGGCATCGTCCGCGCCTACCCCCAGGCCTCCCTCCCGGAGGACCTGCGGTGGATGGCCACCGACCTGCCGGCCTGGACCCGGGCCCTCGACACCCTCGTCAACTACTCGGTGCTCACCCGGGAGACCCGCGGCCCCGTCACCAGCGAGGAGGCCGCACCGCAGCAGGAGTCGATCCACATGCACCGGCTGGTGCACGACATCGTCTCCCGGCTCACCGACGGCGAGCACCGCGACGCCCACCGCAAGGCCGTCCGCACGCTGCTCGCCGAGGCCGACCCCGGGAACCCGACGGACAGCCGGAACTGGCCCCGCTACTCCGAGCTCCTGCCCCACCTGGAGCCCTCCGGGGCGCTGCGCAGCACCGACGCGCGCATCCAGACCACCGTCCTCAACTGCCTGCGCTACTGCGACCGCAGCGGCGAGTACAAGGCGGGCACCCGCCTCGCCGAACGCATCCGCGGCAGCTGGAGCGGCTTCATGGACCCGCTCTCCCCGCACATGCAGGAACTCACCACCGTGGAAGGCGACATCCTGCGCCGCAGCGGCGGCTTCCGCGAGGCGTACGAACTCGACCTCGCCCGCCGCACCCTGCTCGCCGCGGCCGACCACCCCGACGAGCTCGGCGACCTCAAGTCCAAGATCTGCATCGCCCGCGACCTGCGCTTCCTCGGCCAGTACAAGGAATCCGAACGCCTCCAGCGCGAGGTCCTCGCCGAGGCACAGAACCTCCTCGGCGAGACCCAGCAGCTCACCCTCGCCGCCCGCCACAACGTCGGCGTCGTCCTGCGGATGCTCGGCCGCTACGCGGAGGCGTACGAGCAGGACGCCGACACCCTCTCCCGCTGCGAGAACATCCTGCGCCCCCACCACCCCTCCACCCTCAACTCCAACAACGCCGTCGCCCAGGACCTCCGGCTGCTCGGCCGCTACCGCGAGGCGCTCGGCCGCCAGGAGGCCAACGTCCGCCTCCACGTGAAGATCCTCGGCGCACAGCACCTCCAGACCCTCTACGCACGCAGCCAGCTCGCCCTCTGCCGACGCCGCGAAGGCGGCTTCAAGGACGACATCGGCGCCGTCATGGCCGGGGTCCTCGACCACCTCGAACAGGCCCAGGGACGCGGCCACTACCTCACGCTCTCCGCGGTCACCAACTACGCCAACTACCTCCGCGAGCACGGCGACCTCGACCGGGCCCGCGAACTCATCAGCGAGGCCGAGGCCGGCTACCGCGCCCTGCTCGGACCCGCCCACCCCGTCTCCACCGGCGTCCTCGCCAACACCGCCCTCGTCATGCAGGCGGCCGGCGAGCGCACCGAGGCCATGACCATGCTGGAATCCGCGCTCGCCGGACTCACCGCCGCCCTCGGCCCCGACCACCCCTGGGTCCTCGGCTGCGCCCTCAACGCCACCGCCGCCCGCAACTTCAACGGGCGCGTGTCCGACGCCGCCGAACTCAGCCGGGACACCCTGCGCCGGGCCCGGCACGTCATGGGCCCCGAGCACCCCCTGACCATGTCCTGCCAGGTCGCGCTCGCCACCGACCTGCGCGGCCTCCGCGAGATCGAGGAGGCCGGGAAGCTGGAGGAGGACGCCCTCCTCACCCTCACCCGGACCCTCGGCGCCCAACACCCGCACACCCTGTCGGCACGTCAGCGCAACCGCCCCTACTGGGACTTCGAGGCCAACCTCTGA